A single window of Candoia aspera isolate rCanAsp1 chromosome 3, rCanAsp1.hap2, whole genome shotgun sequence DNA harbors:
- the DYNLRB1 gene encoding dynein light chain roadblock-type 1 gives MAEVEETLKRIQSQKGVQGIIIVNSEGIPIKSTMDNSSTVQYAGSMHNLITKARGTVRDIDPQNDLTFLRIRSKKNEIMVAPDKDYFLIVIQNPTE, from the exons ATG gctgaGGTAGAGGAAACACTGAAGCGAATCCAGAGTCAAAAGGGAGTCCAAGGAATCATCATTGTGAATTCAGAAG GTATTCCCATCAAAAGCACCATGGACAACTCCTCCACAGTACAGTATGCAGGCTCAATGCACAATTTAATAACGAAGGCAAGGGGCACTGTGCGAGACATTGATCCCCAGAATGATCTCACGTTCCTGCGGATTCGCTCCAAGAAAAATGAGATCATGGTTGCACCAG ATAAGGACTATTTCCTGATTGTCATTCAGAATCCAACAGAATGA